A window of Haloarchaeobius litoreus contains these coding sequences:
- a CDS encoding low molecular weight phosphatase family protein, whose amino-acid sequence MAEPAVTVAFVCVQNAGRSQMAYAFAERELEDRNAGDEFELVMGGTRPGSHVHPAVVEAMADVGVDIGDRTPREVTFEEIQGSDYVITMGCSASDVCPASWSGENRDWGLDDPDGRSAAEVARVRDEVRDRVVALFDELQAGEAR is encoded by the coding sequence ATGGCAGAGCCAGCAGTGACGGTCGCGTTCGTGTGTGTGCAGAACGCCGGCCGGTCCCAGATGGCCTACGCGTTCGCGGAGCGCGAACTCGAGGACCGGAACGCGGGAGATGAGTTCGAACTCGTGATGGGCGGCACACGACCCGGTTCGCACGTGCACCCGGCGGTCGTCGAGGCGATGGCCGACGTCGGGGTCGACATCGGCGACCGGACACCTCGCGAGGTGACGTTCGAGGAGATCCAGGGGAGTGACTACGTGATCACCATGGGCTGTTCCGCGTCGGACGTGTGTCCGGCGAGCTGGTCCGGCGAGAACCGTGACTGGGGGCTGGACGACCCGGATGGGCGGTCGGCGGCCGAGGTCGCACGGGTCCGCGACGAGGTCCGGGACCGCGTCGTGGCGCTGTTCGACGAGCTCCAGGCCGGCGAGGCGCGGTAG
- a CDS encoding NAD(P)-dependent alcohol dehydrogenase encodes MQAYVMRSIGETGLVEKDRPEAGPNDAIVRPTLGLVCTSDVHTVHGAIGEREDITLGHEAVGIVEEVGSEVDHFEQGDRVAVGAITPDWGSPAAQDGHPSQSGEALGGWKFANVKDGVFADYFHVNEADANMAHVPDGVTDEAAAYVTDMMSTGFNAAERADIPVGGTVAVFAQGPVGLMATKGAALQGAGRVIAVESVPKRQELAESYGADEIVDFSEVDTVEAIMELTDGEGVDAAIEALGSNATFQDCIEVTKAGGVISNVGYHGEGETVDIPREAWGVGMAEKDIVTSLCPGGRLRLQRLLRLLEQEKVDPTRMTTHEFAFDEIDEGFHLMESKEEGIIKPVIRFD; translated from the coding sequence ATGCAAGCGTACGTGATGCGGTCGATCGGAGAGACGGGGCTCGTGGAGAAGGACCGACCGGAGGCCGGCCCGAACGACGCCATCGTGCGGCCGACGCTCGGGCTGGTCTGCACCTCGGACGTGCACACGGTCCACGGCGCGATCGGGGAGCGGGAGGACATCACGCTGGGGCACGAGGCCGTGGGCATCGTCGAGGAGGTCGGCTCGGAGGTCGACCACTTCGAGCAGGGTGACCGGGTCGCGGTCGGTGCGATCACGCCGGACTGGGGCTCGCCGGCCGCCCAGGACGGCCACCCGTCACAGTCGGGGGAGGCGCTCGGCGGCTGGAAGTTCGCGAACGTGAAAGACGGCGTGTTCGCCGACTACTTCCACGTCAACGAGGCCGACGCGAACATGGCCCACGTGCCGGACGGCGTCACCGACGAGGCGGCGGCGTACGTCACGGACATGATGAGCACCGGCTTCAACGCGGCCGAGCGGGCGGACATCCCGGTGGGGGGAACCGTCGCGGTGTTCGCGCAGGGGCCGGTCGGGCTGATGGCGACGAAAGGGGCGGCGCTCCAGGGTGCGGGACGGGTCATCGCCGTCGAGAGCGTGCCGAAGCGCCAGGAGCTCGCGGAGTCCTACGGCGCGGACGAGATCGTCGACTTCAGCGAGGTGGACACGGTCGAGGCCATCATGGAGCTCACGGACGGCGAGGGCGTCGACGCGGCCATCGAGGCGCTGGGCTCGAACGCGACGTTCCAGGACTGCATCGAGGTGACCAAGGCCGGTGGCGTCATCTCGAACGTCGGCTACCACGGCGAGGGGGAGACCGTCGACATCCCCCGTGAGGCGTGGGGGGTCGGGATGGCCGAGAAGGACATCGTCACCTCGCTCTGTCCGGGCGGCCGGCTCCGTCTCCAGCGGCTGCTGCGGCTGCTCGAGCAGGAGAAGGTCGACCCGACCCGGATGACCACCCACGAGTTCGCGTTCGACGAGATCGACGAGGGGTTCCACCTCATGGAGAGCAAGGAGGAGGGGATCATCAAGCCGGTCATCAGGTTCGACTGA
- a CDS encoding hemolysin family protein, whose translation MVDLVFSAARVLAALFLVVLNGFFVASEFAFVRVRSTSVEQLAEEGLAGSAALEGVMENLDDYLAATQLGITLASLGLGWIGEPAVAALIEPVLGPLLPGDLVHLVAFAIGFSIITFLHVVFGELAPKTIAIADAERVSLLLAPPMAVSYYLFKPGIVVFNGAANAFTRLLGVPPASETDETLEEREIRRVLMRSGEEGHVEMAEVDMIERVFDLDDTTVREVMVPRPDVVSIPADLSLSELRATVLDAEHTRYPVLDADDPDQVVGYVDVKDVLRATESDVEAATAGDLARDVIVVPETTTVNDLLLQFREEHRQMAAVIDEWGVLEGIATVEDVVEAIVGDLRDEFDAEIREHSIRRQDDGSYDADGSVTLSDVNEELDTEFESDGFETLGGFVLERLDRLPEVGDTVEAGDYVIEVTGVDGARISTVRIRGGGENAEETAAE comes from the coding sequence ATGGTAGACCTCGTCTTCTCCGCGGCACGGGTGCTCGCCGCGCTGTTCCTCGTCGTCCTGAACGGCTTCTTCGTCGCCTCGGAGTTCGCCTTCGTCCGGGTACGCTCGACCTCGGTCGAACAGCTCGCAGAGGAGGGGCTCGCCGGATCGGCAGCCCTCGAAGGCGTGATGGAGAACCTCGACGACTACCTCGCGGCGACCCAGCTCGGCATCACGCTCGCCTCGCTGGGACTGGGGTGGATCGGTGAGCCCGCCGTCGCCGCGCTCATCGAACCCGTCCTCGGGCCGTTGCTCCCGGGGGACCTCGTCCACCTCGTCGCGTTCGCGATCGGGTTCAGCATCATCACGTTCCTCCACGTCGTCTTCGGCGAGCTCGCCCCGAAGACCATCGCCATCGCCGACGCCGAGCGCGTCTCGCTGCTGCTCGCGCCGCCGATGGCCGTCTCGTACTACCTGTTCAAACCCGGCATCGTCGTGTTCAACGGTGCTGCCAACGCCTTCACGCGACTGCTGGGCGTCCCGCCCGCGTCGGAGACCGACGAGACGCTCGAGGAGCGCGAGATCCGCCGTGTGCTGATGCGCTCGGGCGAGGAGGGCCACGTCGAGATGGCCGAGGTCGACATGATCGAGCGCGTCTTCGACCTCGACGACACCACGGTCCGCGAGGTGATGGTCCCGCGACCCGACGTGGTGAGCATCCCCGCCGACCTGTCGCTGTCCGAGCTCCGCGCGACGGTCCTCGACGCCGAACACACCCGGTACCCCGTCCTCGACGCCGACGACCCGGACCAGGTGGTCGGCTACGTCGACGTGAAGGACGTGCTCCGCGCCACCGAGTCCGACGTCGAGGCCGCGACCGCCGGCGACCTCGCCCGCGACGTCATTGTCGTCCCCGAGACGACGACGGTCAACGACCTCCTCCTGCAGTTCCGCGAGGAGCACCGCCAGATGGCAGCCGTCATCGACGAGTGGGGCGTCCTCGAGGGCATCGCCACCGTCGAGGACGTCGTCGAGGCCATCGTCGGCGACCTGCGCGACGAGTTCGACGCCGAGATCCGCGAGCACTCCATCCGCCGGCAGGACGACGGCAGCTACGACGCCGACGGCTCCGTCACGCTCTCGGACGTCAACGAGGAGCTCGACACCGAGTTCGAGAGCGACGGCTTCGAGACCCTCGGCGGCTTCGTGCTGGAACGCCTCGACCGCCTCCCGGAGGTCGGCGACACCGTCGAGGCCGGCGACTACGTCATCGAGGTGACGGGCGTCGACGGCGCACGCATCTCGACGGTCCGTATCAGGGGCGGCGGCGAAAACGCCGAGGAGACTGCGGCGGAGTAG
- a CDS encoding rhodanese-like domain-containing protein, with amino-acid sequence MSSIRPAELDDRLDSPSGDAPFLLDIRPEPAFESGAIDGSRHVPVYDELRQGDESALRDRLGEVPTDEDVVVVCKMGIVARQATSVLRDEGYEASTLLGGMSGWRGYQNGSLSYKLRSLVWRLR; translated from the coding sequence ATGAGCAGCATCCGTCCGGCCGAGCTGGACGACCGCCTCGACTCGCCGTCCGGGGACGCGCCGTTCCTCCTCGACATCCGCCCCGAACCGGCGTTCGAGTCGGGTGCCATCGACGGGAGCCGGCACGTCCCCGTGTACGATGAGCTCCGCCAGGGCGACGAGTCGGCGCTGCGTGACCGCCTCGGCGAGGTCCCGACCGACGAGGACGTGGTCGTCGTCTGCAAGATGGGCATCGTCGCCAGGCAGGCGACGAGCGTCCTCAGGGACGAGGGGTACGAGGCGTCGACGCTCCTCGGTGGCATGAGCGGGTGGCGCGGGTACCAGAACGGGTCGCTGAGCTACAAACTCCGGTCGCTCGTCTGGCGCCTCCGGTAG
- a CDS encoding class I SAM-dependent methyltransferase, whose translation MATEPRPKTDPIDEQKLTELVETSLVDLGATVHTALVNIGDELGLYAALDEAGPLTAAELAAETDTAERYVLEWLRAQAAGGYVTYDPETERYGLSPEQAYVLADEESPVFMPGAFQLVASVSKIEPELREAFRTGEGIGWHEHDEDVFHGTERFFGPSYGANLLDWIESLDGVDETLTAGGRIVDVGCGHGAPTIRMAEAYPDSTVVGIDYHASSIAVARERAEDAGVADRVDFEVATAREYSGTDYDLVTMFNCFHDMGDPVGVAAHVRETLADDGSWMIVEPYAEDRVEDNLTPFGRLAYSISTVACTPNSLSQDVGYGLGAQAGEERTREVVTEGGFGQFRRAAETPTSLVFEAKP comes from the coding sequence ATGGCAACAGAGCCCCGACCGAAGACGGACCCGATCGACGAACAGAAACTGACCGAACTCGTGGAGACGTCGCTCGTCGACCTCGGTGCGACGGTCCACACCGCCCTGGTCAACATCGGCGACGAGCTCGGGCTCTACGCGGCGTTGGACGAGGCCGGGCCGCTCACCGCCGCCGAGTTGGCCGCGGAGACGGACACGGCGGAACGCTACGTCCTCGAGTGGCTCCGCGCGCAGGCGGCCGGCGGCTACGTGACCTACGACCCCGAGACCGAGCGCTACGGGCTCTCCCCCGAGCAGGCGTACGTCTTGGCCGATGAGGAGAGCCCGGTGTTCATGCCGGGTGCGTTCCAGCTGGTCGCGTCGGTGTCCAAGATCGAGCCCGAACTCCGCGAGGCGTTTCGAACGGGGGAGGGAATCGGCTGGCACGAGCACGACGAGGACGTGTTCCACGGAACGGAACGCTTCTTCGGCCCGTCCTACGGGGCGAACCTGCTCGACTGGATCGAGTCGCTCGACGGGGTGGACGAGACCCTGACGGCGGGCGGTCGGATCGTCGACGTCGGGTGTGGCCACGGCGCACCGACGATCCGCATGGCCGAGGCCTACCCCGACTCGACGGTCGTCGGGATCGACTACCACGCGTCGTCGATCGCGGTGGCCCGCGAGCGGGCGGAGGATGCGGGTGTCGCAGACCGCGTCGACTTCGAGGTCGCGACGGCCAGGGAGTACAGCGGCACCGACTACGACCTCGTGACGATGTTCAACTGCTTCCACGACATGGGGGACCCCGTCGGCGTGGCCGCCCACGTCCGGGAGACCCTGGCAGACGACGGCTCGTGGATGATCGTCGAACCCTACGCGGAGGACCGGGTCGAGGACAACCTCACCCCGTTCGGCCGCCTCGCGTACTCGATCTCGACGGTGGCCTGCACGCCGAACTCGCTCAGCCAGGATGTCGGCTACGGGCTCGGCGCCCAGGCGGGGGAGGAACGGACCCGCGAGGTCGTCACCGAGGGCGGGTTCGGCCAGTTCCGCCGTGCGGCCGAGACGCCGACCAGCCTGGTGTTCGAGGCGAAGCCCTGA
- a CDS encoding DUF1059 domain-containing protein, translated as MTQAHRLDCEAAAADCRFIVQSEDESEAVELAKNHMRDIHGKDYTDDELRSEYLQTV; from the coding sequence ATGACACAAGCACACAGGCTGGACTGTGAAGCGGCGGCGGCCGACTGCCGGTTCATCGTCCAGTCGGAGGACGAATCCGAGGCGGTCGAACTGGCGAAGAACCACATGCGCGACATCCACGGGAAGGACTACACGGACGACGAACTCCGGAGCGAGTACCTGCAGACCGTTTAG
- a CDS encoding phosphoribosyltransferase: MQSPIDVRDRDLYEVDEFDIGEVYRSDLDGVLIPRDELEERVAQLAAAITDDHRSNPDFYPVCVLKGAMRFFVDLLGELDLQVPYSEGVVHSSRYQSGPTTDRPAVQFFDEGRFAGKDVFLVEDILHEGYTPATLRDRVEAFDPNSVSIVTLFEVGVDRDVDVDPAYTGFVLPDSFFVGYGLDYEERYRDLRHLGVLDRALLDD, encoded by the coding sequence ATGCAGTCCCCCATCGACGTCCGGGACCGCGACCTGTACGAGGTGGACGAGTTCGACATCGGCGAGGTGTACCGGTCGGATCTCGACGGGGTGTTGATTCCACGGGATGAACTCGAAGAGCGCGTGGCGCAGCTCGCGGCGGCGATCACGGACGACCACCGCTCGAACCCCGACTTCTACCCGGTCTGTGTGCTCAAGGGCGCGATGCGCTTCTTCGTGGACCTGCTGGGCGAGCTCGACCTCCAGGTGCCCTACAGCGAGGGCGTCGTCCACTCTTCGCGCTACCAGTCCGGACCGACAACCGACAGGCCCGCCGTGCAGTTCTTCGACGAGGGCCGGTTCGCCGGGAAGGACGTCTTCCTCGTCGAGGACATCCTCCACGAGGGGTACACGCCGGCGACGCTTCGGGACCGCGTCGAGGCGTTCGACCCGAACTCGGTCTCTATCGTGACACTCTTCGAGGTCGGCGTCGACCGGGACGTGGACGTCGACCCCGCATACACCGGGTTCGTCCTTCCGGATTCCTTTTTCGTGGGGTACGGGCTGGACTACGAGGAACGGTACCGGGACCTTCGCCACCTCGGGGTCCTCGACCGGGCGCTCCTGGACGACTAG
- a CDS encoding OsmC family protein yields MGDAELTHYEVRASRVSPKRTRVDTGDAEFTVGKDVNPVEYFLGSVLACLNSTATMVARDMDIDIESLEATVEGDVNYATYRGEDVADRAGLQGLEVTLAVETAGDADLDAWLAAVKDRCPVTDNVENETDLAVTLD; encoded by the coding sequence ATGGGCGACGCAGAACTGACCCACTACGAAGTCCGTGCATCGCGCGTCAGTCCGAAGCGAACCCGCGTCGACACCGGCGACGCTGAGTTCACCGTCGGCAAGGACGTGAACCCCGTGGAGTACTTCCTCGGGTCCGTCCTGGCCTGTCTCAACTCGACCGCGACGATGGTCGCCCGCGACATGGACATCGACATCGAGTCGCTGGAGGCGACGGTCGAGGGCGACGTGAACTACGCGACCTATCGAGGCGAGGACGTCGCGGACCGTGCCGGTCTCCAGGGGCTGGAAGTGACGCTCGCGGTCGAGACCGCGGGCGACGCCGACCTCGACGCCTGGCTCGCGGCCGTGAAGGACCGGTGTCCCGTCACCGACAACGTCGAGAACGAGACCGACCTCGCGGTCACCCTCGACTGA
- a CDS encoding sodium-dependent transporter, with translation MVERETWATRIGFLLASIGSAVGLGNIWRFPFQTAENGGATFLVVYLVAVLVIGIPAILAELVVGRRANINAITAFEKLGRPNWKIAGALGVFTGFWVLSYYSVIGGWVLRYIGASATGGYVDDPAAYFGAVSAGPEAVALHAVFLGLTVGIVALGVEDGIELATKFMVPSVVVLMIGLAVFGATLPNAGEGFAYFLAPDVDVLVANLGSVVPAAVGQALFSLSLGFSIMITYASYIGEDDNLVVDGATIAAFNTFVGVLAGLIVFPLLFAEGVSPDTAGPGAIFISVPTALGELPFGGAVGVVFFFIVLIASLSSSISLLEVVVSYLVDSYDVPRPVVASGLGLVLFVLGVPSAWDTDWLGWFDAIAVNLFLPLTVSLVVFFVGWIVAGDAVDEVRRGAEGLPDLSTLWLWAVRTVVLLAVLGTLALGVLELATPTDAYIVPPL, from the coding sequence ATGGTCGAACGCGAGACCTGGGCCACGCGCATCGGATTCCTCCTTGCGTCGATCGGGAGCGCGGTCGGGCTCGGGAACATCTGGCGGTTCCCGTTCCAGACCGCGGAGAACGGCGGCGCGACGTTCCTGGTGGTGTACCTGGTCGCCGTCCTGGTGATCGGCATCCCCGCGATCCTCGCCGAGCTCGTCGTCGGTCGCCGGGCGAACATCAATGCGATCACGGCCTTCGAGAAGCTCGGACGACCGAACTGGAAGATCGCCGGCGCACTGGGCGTGTTCACCGGCTTCTGGGTCCTGTCGTACTACAGCGTGATCGGGGGCTGGGTGCTCCGGTACATCGGTGCGAGCGCCACGGGCGGGTACGTCGACGACCCCGCGGCGTACTTCGGGGCCGTCTCGGCGGGTCCCGAGGCCGTCGCGCTCCACGCCGTCTTCCTGGGGTTGACCGTCGGTATCGTGGCCCTCGGTGTCGAGGACGGCATCGAACTGGCGACGAAGTTCATGGTCCCCAGCGTCGTGGTCCTGATGATCGGACTGGCGGTGTTCGGCGCGACGCTGCCGAACGCGGGCGAGGGGTTCGCGTACTTCCTCGCGCCGGACGTCGATGTCCTGGTCGCGAACCTCGGGAGCGTCGTGCCCGCGGCCGTCGGACAGGCGCTGTTCTCGCTGTCGCTGGGGTTCTCGATCATGATCACGTACGCCTCGTACATCGGCGAGGACGACAACCTGGTCGTCGACGGCGCGACCATCGCCGCGTTCAACACGTTCGTCGGGGTCCTCGCCGGGTTGATCGTCTTCCCGCTCCTGTTCGCGGAGGGCGTCTCGCCGGACACGGCCGGTCCGGGTGCCATCTTCATCTCGGTCCCGACCGCGCTGGGGGAGCTCCCCTTCGGGGGCGCCGTCGGGGTCGTCTTCTTCTTCATCGTCCTCATCGCGTCGCTGTCGAGTTCGATCTCGTTACTCGAGGTGGTCGTCTCCTACCTCGTCGATTCCTACGACGTCCCCCGGCCCGTCGTCGCCAGCGGGCTCGGTCTCGTCCTGTTCGTCCTCGGCGTCCCCTCGGCGTGGGACACCGACTGGCTCGGCTGGTTCGACGCCATCGCCGTGAACCTCTTCCTCCCGTTGACGGTGTCTCTCGTCGTCTTCTTCGTCGGCTGGATAGTCGCCGGGGACGCCGTCGACGAGGTCCGCCGGGGAGCCGAGGGGTTGCCGGACCTCTCGACGCTGTGGCTGTGGGCGGTCCGGACCGTCGTCCTCCTGGCGGTGCTCGGGACCCTCGCGCTGGGCGTCCTCGAGCTGGCGACGCCCACCGACGCGTACATCGTCCCGCCGCTCTGA
- a CDS encoding helix-turn-helix transcriptional regulator codes for MHGDPNEMPHDAMEDIAYLGRSENRFPLLSAVAERSATRSELGERTGIASTTIGRLIKEFQGRNWVERTTDGEYRATPTGRTVVQVFAPFVASMATIRSLGDAVGWLPMDELSIDLRHFSDARVLRPSPNAPYEFVEQLADRIRAARSFRVLTFLEPPLPAGEAMETGVVEGRLTAEHVLAGGLVEYLQERNKQPPRWKEYIEAGATVYAYDGHIPCNLFITDRSVLIMDKRPEGGGAALESHDETVRRAVTELYGSYRDAATLVESDRFG; via the coding sequence ATGCATGGGGATCCGAACGAGATGCCTCACGACGCGATGGAGGACATCGCGTACCTCGGTCGTTCGGAGAATCGCTTTCCGCTTCTCAGCGCTGTTGCCGAAAGGTCGGCTACCCGGTCGGAACTGGGGGAACGGACCGGTATCGCATCGACGACCATCGGGAGGCTCATCAAGGAGTTCCAGGGACGCAACTGGGTGGAGCGGACGACAGACGGTGAGTACCGTGCAACACCGACCGGGCGAACTGTCGTTCAGGTGTTTGCGCCGTTCGTGGCTTCAATGGCGACCATCCGAAGCCTCGGTGATGCTGTGGGCTGGCTCCCGATGGACGAGCTATCGATCGACCTGCGGCACTTCAGCGATGCACGTGTCCTCCGGCCGTCACCGAACGCTCCGTACGAATTCGTCGAGCAGTTAGCCGACCGGATTCGAGCCGCACGTTCGTTTCGCGTGCTGACCTTCCTCGAGCCACCGCTACCGGCGGGTGAGGCGATGGAGACCGGTGTCGTAGAGGGGCGATTGACTGCGGAACACGTGCTCGCTGGAGGGCTCGTCGAGTACCTTCAAGAACGGAACAAACAGCCGCCACGATGGAAGGAGTACATCGAGGCCGGGGCCACGGTTTACGCGTACGATGGCCACATCCCGTGTAACTTATTCATCACCGATAGGTCCGTGCTGATAATGGACAAGCGGCCCGAAGGAGGTGGTGCCGCGCTCGAATCCCACGATGAGACCGTTCGGAGAGCCGTCACCGAACTCTACGGGAGCTACCGGGATGCTGCAACCCTCGTCGAGTCTGACCGATTCGGATAG